tatattttatgaaattttttgagacctgaaactatttttcgttaattaaatgagataaaacggtaattaaaaactattgtttgcttctgaaaccatttagctggaagaatggtttcagagagttatactgtgaaaccattctagcagtaaaatggtttcagaagcaaacaattaaaaatcaactcccctgaaaccattctatcagtgaaatggtttcaaagtacaacgctctgaaaccattgtaccagctaaatagtttcagaatggtttcagaagcaaacaattaagaaattactcactgaaatcattctaccagtaaaatggtttcagagagttatactgtgaaaccattctaccagctaaatggtttcacagtattatataaagataattaaaggtagtgaaaaattgagtttttttttttgtgtccaaatcaaacgaaccaagtctctatttgtagacaaaaaaaattatgaattttggtataaaaataaaaaaataaaaaattaatttacaacgaaataattgagtttaaagtattaaatgaaaaaaaaaacacgccaaccacccagcagttgacacgtgtcctgcttttttaaaatgaaattttctctctccaggcgtagatctagtgtggtgcacgcgctggcttatcatggagatggatgatctggactgtctgattgatccgacagccatgatgtgatcatctcttggccgtctgatggaaatcaacggtctgtaacggtggtcctgcggtaggcgcgcgacactggatcagcgccaatatgttttttttttttaaaaaaaagaaagggtatttttgtccaactcaaaaggtgcaccttgctaatttagacccaactgggtctaaattagcagcccccatatatatatatatatatatatatatatatatatatatatatataagcactgcatgcataaattaaaacatgctacttattttataagaatcaaaaacaaaatttaatgatTTTATAGATACCAAAAACATATTTGGATCAAAGACAAAAGATCATAGAGAGGGGTAAAAGAACATAGACAAGAAAACACCGATgaatacatataatatatacCTCATGGGGGATTGGATATTGTGAAgcagagattttgaagaaagaCATCTTGATTGAAATATCATCATCAACGTCATGTTGGTCTTCTTTTTTAAGCTTCTTCATAGCATCGATATCCATTGGCAATGAAGGCAACACAACCTCACATATACTTGTGAGTGAATCCATCTCATATGCAGAAAATCCATGTTTGTATTGGCTATTCTCTCTCACACCCCTCAACAATGGATGACACTCCCTTCTCATATTTCTTTCTCTTTGTGCTGTGTGATCACTTATAATAGTTAATAAAGATGtgagaataattaatatatggtacataaacataattatttttcctaCGAGCTGAATCTTCATCTCTTAATCATCCTATGATTTATAACAAGTAAAGCCTATGAGGGAGGTATAATCACGTCTATTCATAAAGTACTATCATCATCAACATGTGATGATTTAAAATCAGACACAAGAGCTATAACTGAAACACTATTACTAGGACCAGCATCATTTGCATCACTATGTCCATGGGAATCAGGACTAGACTTCAAAGAAAGAATGCTAAACTTTCTAAGAACATCACATTTAATCACAATAATATGGGACAAATCAAGTGGACAAGTAACAAAGAAAGGAAGAATAAGCTATAAATTGGATTCAACTGACAAAGAGAATATGAGAGTTGGTTTACAACATGCAGTGAGGATTCTAATAGCAACAGGAGCAGTGGAAGTAGGGACACATAGAAGTGATGGTCAAAGAATTAAGATTAATGAGAATATCagtgaaaatgaaattgaagagtTTATAGATAGTTTTTGTCCTATAGATGGAGCATTGTGGCCGGGTGAGAGATGAAATGTTTATAGTTCTGCACATCAAATGGGAAGTTGTAGAATGGTTATGAATAAAAAAGGTGttgttgatgaaaatggtgagaGTTGAGAAGATGAATGATTGTTTGTTTGTGATGCTAGTGTTCTTTCTACTGCTATTGGTGTCAATCCTATGATTACTATTCAGTCAACCACTTATTGTATCACAAGTAGAATTGTAGATTTTCTTAGAAAGGATCAACAATCAAAAGATTGTTGATTTTACTTTTCTATGCATGTATGAATTCACAATGAATTTGGTAAAATCACAATAAACTATACTATATTTGTAAACACTTATTATAGGACATGAGATGAAGCATTGGGATCACGTGGGAGCTATAATGGGTGTGAATTAAAAGAAATGTGCTGTTGATGAAAATGGGGAACGCAGCCCTTCATTATATAGTAGTTATAACTTATGGCACATGGTGTAGTAATATAGGTGACATGGACAAGTGGTAAATTTGTCGACCATGGGTCAGTTGatattttactaataaattaatattaattaattaggaaCATTGCAAGTGGTAATGTGTACCAATAATACTCTTTATTGATTTATAGTACGCTTTTTTCTTAAACAAGATTTATACTCTCTCTTATAagtaaaaacattattttttagatttgttcaaaaaaataatatatctagtcaataatataaacTAAGGCACCGTTTGATCGAACTTATTTTTGActttttattccaaaaaaatagAAGTTGAGGCAAACAGTTTTCTTTAAagtacttataaaaaaatttgcttaatttttatgtgtaaaatacatcaataatgagcttttggtaaaattaatatatgcaatttttttttgtggaaaatGAACTTTTCGGCTGCTCCCCTCTTCGAATTCTCACAAACGCAAAACCATATATCCTATAATTAACTGATATGCTTTGTTTTTTGCACTATTATTTAATCACCTTCATGTCATGTGACCGGagaaagtgattttttttacttataatagtgaccggagaAAGTACTATTTATCGAAGTTTATGAATTTTCATGGAATTATATagcagtttttgttttttattttttataatgaattataTAGCAGCTcttgatatttttaattgtatactAAATGgcagtttttgttttttgttttttatttttttatttttaattatagatcatctatgtaatattttatctaaatataacattttaactaataatatattataaaatctaCCATTTGAttagaagtatatattatttggATCATCTAtgtaaaattttacacaaataatATTGCATATGACATGAAGGTGAGTAAATAATAGTGCAAAAAAACAAAGCATATCAGTTAATTATAGGATATATGGTTTTGCGTTTGTGAGGATTTGAAGAGGGGAGCAGCCGAAAAGTTCATTTTCCACAAAAAAATTTGCATATATTAATTTTACCAAAAGCTCATTATTGATGTAttttacacataaaaattaagcaaatttttttataagtactTTAAAGAAAACTGTTTGCCTCAACTTctatttttttggaataaaaagTCAAAAATAAGTTCGATCAAACGATGccttaatttatattattgactagatatattatttttttgaacgaatctaaaaaataatgtttttactTATAAGAGAGAGTATAAATCTTGTTTAAGAAAAAAGCGTACTATAAATCAATAAAGAGTATTACTGGTACACATTACCACTTGCAATGttcctaattaattaatattaatttattagtaaaatatCAACTGACCCATGGTCGACAAATTTACCACTTGTCCATGTCACCTATATTACTACACCATGTGCCATAAGTTATAACTACTATATAATGAAGGGCTACGTTCCCCATTTTCATCAACAACACATTTCTTTTAATTCACATCCATTATAACTCTCACGTGATCCCAATGCTTCATCTCATGTCCTATAAGTGTTTACAAATATAGTATAGTTTATTGTGATTTTACCAAATTCATTGTGAATTCATACATGCATAGAAAAGTAAAATCAACAATCTTTTGATTGTTGATCCTTTCTAAGAAAATCTACAATTCTACTTGTGATACAATAAGTAGTTGACTGAATAGTAATCATAGGATTGACACCAATAGCAGTAGGAAGAACACTAGCATCACAAACAAACAATCATTCATCTTCTCAACtctcaccattttcatcaacaaCACCTTTTTTATTCATAACCATTCTACAACTTCACATTTGATGTGCAGAACTATAAactcttcaatttcattttcactGATATTCTCATTAATCTTAATTCTTTGACCATCACTTCTATGTATCCCTACTTCCACTGCTCCTGTTGCTATTAGAATCCTCACTGCATGTTGTAAACCAACTCTCATATTCTCTTTGTCAGTTGAATCCAATTTATAGCTTATTCTTCCTTTCTTTGTTACTTGTCCACTTGATTTGTCCCTTATTATTGTGATTAAATGTGATGTCCTTAGAAAGTTTCGCATTCTTTCTTTGAAGTCTAGTCCTGATTCCCATGGACATATTGATGCAAATGATGCTGGTCCTAGTAATAGTGTTTCAGTTATAGCTCTTGTGTCTGATTTTAAATCATCACATGTTGATGATGATAGTACTTTATGAATAGACGTGATTATACCTCCCTCATAGGCTTTACCTGTTATAAATCATAGGATGATTAAGAGATGAAGATTCAGCTCGtaggaaaaataattatgtttatgtaccatatattaattattctcaCATCTTTATTAACTATTATAAGTGATCACACAGCACAAAGAGAAAGAAATATGAGAAGGGAGTGTCATCCATTGTTGAGGGGTGTGAGAGAGAATAGCCAATACAAACATGGAATTTCTTCATATGAGATGGATTCACTCACAAGTATATGTGAGGTTGTGTTGCCTTCATTGCCAATGGATATCGATGCTATGAAGAAGCTTAAAAAAGAAGACCAACATGACGTTGATGATGATATTTCAATCAAGATGtctttcttcaaaatctctacTTCACAATATCCAATCCCCCATGAGgtatatattatatgtattcATCGGTGTTTTCTTGTCTATGTTCTTTTACTCCTCTCTATGATCTTTTGTCTTTGATCCAAATATGTTTTTGGTATCTATAAAatcattaaattttgtttttgattcttataaaataagtagcatgttttaatttatgcatgcagtgcttatatatatatatataggggctgctaatttagacccagttgggtctaaattagcaaggtgcaccttttgagttggacaaaaatacccttttcttttttaaaaaaaaaaaaaaaaacatattggcgttgatccagtgtcgcgcgcctaccgcaggaccaccgttacagaccgttgatttccatcagacggccaagagatgatctcatcatgacTGTCGGaacaatcagacagtccagagcatccatctccatgataagccagcgcgtgcaccacactagatctacgcctggagagagaaaatttcattttaaaaaagcaggacacgtgtcaactgctgggtggttggcgtgttttttttttcatttaatactttaaactcaattatttcgttgtaaattaattttttatttttttatttttataccaaaattcataatttttttttgtctacaaagacttggttcgtttgatttgtacacaaaaaaaaaaactcaatttttcaatacctttaattatctttatataatactgtgaaaccatttagctggtagaatggtttcacagtataactctctgaaaccattttactggtagaatggtttcagtgagtaatttcttaattgtttgcttctgaaaccattctgaaactatttagctggtacaatggtttcagagcgttgtactttgaaaccatttcactgatagaatggtttcaggggagttgatttttaattgtttgcttctgaaaccattttactgctagaatggtttcacagtataactctctgaaaccattcttccagctaaatggtttcagaagcaaacaatagtttttaattaccgttttatctcatttaattaacgaaaaatagtttcaggtctcaaaaaatttcataaaatataccaaaagttccagaatattatctaatattttattagaaacaaataaaaaaacaattggtttcagagtacaaatctatgaaattattattattatttgttaaatggttttaaataatcagcggaatttgtgaaaataatttcatgacttgaactagggagagtgaggtacacaagagagttctaaataattcatagtactttacataaaattttggaaattttttatggaattataatatttttaattacctttttactcatttaattaactaaaaatagtttcgggtctccaaaaatttcatacaatataccaaaatttccagaatattatctactattttattatgaaaaaataaaaaacaaatagagcctccctgaggccgcacgcgcccccacgcgccgccggtgagagtgggcgtgggcgacgcgcactgttcatcgtccctcccacccgttttatgcagaaacgggtcgtgcgacccggtttttgacccggttcgatctccctcaatactcaacgaaactcgacgttccttatatggattttgatcgtttttaaattttacaaaggtttccggtattagtttttgaaatcggcgttcgattcgcacgtaaaatgaggtcgaaatttggaagaaatttaaaaaatgtaatagttgttctattgtttcaaaaaaaaaaaagggtatttttatgatgcaaattacatacatgccccagttgctctattgtttcaaaaaaaaaaaatgggtatttttgtccaactcaaaaggtgcaccttgctaacttagacctaactagggtctaagttagaaaacccctatatatataaaaagagacCTCAACAAATGTGACCCCTTGAAAAAGGGATTATAGAAACCATGCACGAAAATGACTCAACTCTTCAACAATCTCTAATTAACAAAGGCCTCAATGTTACACTAGACTCCAAAAACAACACACTCAAAATAAAATGTGATGCAGTAGTTGTTGGTTCTGGCTCTGGAGGAGGTGTAGCAGCTTCTGTCCTTTCAAATGCAGGACACAAAGTGCTTGTTCTAGAGAAAGGAAACTATTTTGTTCCAGAGGATTATTCATCACTAGAAGGTCCTTCGATGGATCAACAATATGAATGTGGAGGAATGTTAGCTTCTGTTGATTCAAGAATACTTGTTTTGGCAGGTTCAACAGTTGGTGGCGGCTCAGCTGTTAATTGGTCAGCTTGCATAAGAACACCAAAAAAAGTGTTAAAAGAATGGTCAGAGGAACACAAACTTTCCATATTTTCAAGCTTAGAGTATCTATCTGCTATGGAAACTGTGTGTGAGAGAATTGGTGTCAATGAAAATTGTACACAAGAAGGGTTACAAAATCAAGTACTGAGAAAAGGGTGTCAAAATCTTGGCTTAAAAGTTGATTATGTTCCAAGAAATTCATCGGGGAACAATCATTATTGTGGTTCATGTGGTTATGGTTGTCCAAAAGGAGAGAAACAAGGGACTCAAGTTACATGGCTTGTAGATGCTGTTGAAAAAGGTGCTGTGATAATAACAGGATGCAAAGCTGAGAGGTTTTTGTTTGGAAGTAATTACAGGAGTGGAAATACAAGAAAGAAGAAATGTTTGGGTGTTTTGGCAAAGACTTTAAAGAGTAGAGTCACAATGAAGCTACAAATTGAGGCCAAAGTAACAATTTTTGCAGGTGGTGCACTTCTGACACCTCCATTGATGATATCTAGTGgtttaaagaataaaaacatTGGTAGAAACCTTCATCTCCACCCTGTGTTAATGACATGGGGATACTTTCCAGAATCAAAATCAGATTTCAAatgtaatatttaaaataaatttttttgttaagagTTTAGTTAGTTTTTTTGGTAATTAACCATGTTATTGGCACGAAGTAATCTTCATCTCTTTCATCCTATGATTTATAACAGGTAAAGTCTATGAGGGAGGTATAATCACATCTGTTCATAAAGTACTATCATATTTAAAATCAGACATAA
This portion of the Trifolium pratense cultivar HEN17-A07 linkage group LG3, ARS_RC_1.1, whole genome shotgun sequence genome encodes:
- the LOC123914772 gene encoding long-chain-alcohol oxidase FAO1-like yields the protein MDSLTSICEVVLPSLPMDIDAMKKLKKEDQHDVDDDISIKMSFFKISTSQYPIPHEPLEKGIIETMHENDSTLQQSLINKGLNVTLDSKNNTLKIKCDAVVVGSGSGGGVAASVLSNAGHKVLVLEKGNYFVPEDYSSLEGPSMDQQYECGGMLASVDSRILVLAGSTVGGGSAVNWSACIRTPKKVLKEWSEEHKLSIFSSLEYLSAMETVCERIGVNENCTQEGLQNQVLRKGCQNLGLKVDYVPRNSSGNNHYCGSCGYGCPKGEKQGTQVTWLVDAVEKGAVIITGCKAERFLFGSNYRSGNTRKKKCLGVLAKTLKSRVTMKLQIEAKVTIFAGGALLTPPLMISSGLKNKNIGRNLHLHPVLMTWGYFPESKSDFKCKVYEGGIITSVHKVLSYLKSDIRAIIETPLLGPASFASLCPRESGLDFKQRMLNFPRTSHLITIIRDKSSGQVTKEGRVSYKLDSTDKENMRAGLQQAVRILIAAGAVEVGTHRSDGQRIRINENISEDEIEEFIDSVCPMDRVLWPGESWNLYSSAHQIGSCRMGVNQNEGVVDENGESWEAERLFVCDASVLPTAIGVNPMITIQSTAYCISSRIVDFLRKGQE